CGTCCGGAAAGTCCTCGTCGAAGCGGCGGTTGACCTCGGCTATGGTGAGGTCCGGATTCTGCACGGAGATGTAGCACGGCGCTTCGTCGAAAAGACGCTGGAATTTGAGTTGGGTGGCGAGCAACTCTTCCTTGAGGCGGGAAAGCTCGGTCATGTCCACGGAAATTTCAAGCACCAGATCCAGATTGCCCTCGGTGTTGTGGATTGGCGCGGTGTAGACGGTCACAGGAATGCGCTCTCCGGTTTCGCTGACCACAACCTCCTTGCTGTGCTGGCCCTTGCCGGTGGCGAATGTCTTGCGCACCGGGCAGTCCACGCACTCTGCGCCGCGGCCTTCGAAGATGGAGTAGCTCTTCTGGCCGATGAACTCCCCGAGCCGTTGCTTGAACAGCGCGTTGGCGGCGACAATCTCCTGGTTCCTGTTGTGGACAGAGACGAGGCACGGCAATTCATTGAACAGGCCGGACTCTTTCTCCACCTGATTGGCCACATTGCTCAGGGCGGTGCTCAGCCCTTCCACCACGCGGCAGGCCGCGGTTTCACGTTCGAGATCGATGATGCGCTGAGTTTTTTCCTCCACCAGATGTTCCAGGTTCTCGGTGTACTCGCGCAGCTGGCGCTTCATCCCGATGCGCTCGCAGAGGCGCTCCAGGGAGATTTCCAGAACATCGTTGTTGATGGGCTTGGTGATGAAGTCCGCGGCGTCGTTCTTGAGCGCCTCGATGGCCAGTTCGAGGTCGCCGTGGCCCGAGATGATGACCACCTCGGTATCCGGGGAGATTTCCTTGAGTCGCCGCAGAAGCTCGATGCCGTCCATGACAGGCATCTTGATGTCTGTAAGGACGATAGGGGGCTTGAATTGCTCGAAAAGTTCGAGTGCTTCCTGTCCGTTGGCTGCGGTTTCCACCTCGTATCCCATGTCCTGGAGCGACAATCCCAGAAACCGTCGGATACCCTCTTCGTCGTCAACGAGCATCAGCTTCCTGACGTCCATGCTTCCCCTCGGTCTGTGCAATATATCGTCAAACCCCGTGCCGGGATTATTCTTCGAAAGGGCCAGACTACTACTTATGCGTTACATGCTGTGTGTGCGACTCACGAAACGTCCTTGATTTCCAGTAATGATGAAGGCCAGACGTGCGTTTACGAGGTACAAGCTCTACACGCATGCCTTGCAGGGTCAGGCATTTGTTTTGCCCTGAAGCCGCCAGCATTCGGGTCTATTTCCCGATGGTTTCCCGAACTATCTGGATAACCTCCACCGGGTCGAAGGGCTTTTTGATGGTGGCAACCGCGCGCTTGATCGCCAGATGGATTCCGGAGAGTCCGCTGATGACGATCACCGGCAGGTCCGCAAACTCGTCGGTCTGTGTCAGCTTGCGATAGAAACGCGGCCCCCACTCGTTTGGCATCTCCAGGTCCAGAGTGATGAGGTCAGGCTTTTCGGCCATGGCGACCTCGTAAGCGGTGACACCGTCCTGGGCGCGGCAGGTGGTGTATCCGTGATCCTCGAAAACGCTGACGAGGTAATCGACTATCGCTTCGTCGTCGTCAATCACCATGATCTTCTTTGACATACGCTCCCTTGCATATTGGTGTTGAAGGTTCAGCGCGGTCCGCACGACGAGCGAGCCCGGAAGCAAGGCGCCAATTCGGGGTTTGAACTGCTCCGGCCCGCCCCAGCTCAGCCGTTACGGACCGGAGCATTGTAAGACTGCCGCTAGCCGATGGTATCCTTGACGATCCGCATGAGCTGATCAGGGTCGAACGGCTTTGACAAGCTTGCAACCGCTTTTGGAATAGCGTATTTGTTCGCGCTGAGTCCGCTGATGACGATCACCGGAATGCGTTTGAGCTCCGGATTTTGCGTCAATTTGCGGTAGAAGCGGGGCCCCCACTCCTCTGGCATTTCCAGGTCCAGCGTGATGAGGTCCGGCATTTCCTTGACAACCACCTCATCTGCAACGGAACCATCGGCCGCAGTGACGACCTCGTATCCATTGTCGGTGAACAGATCAGTCAAGTAGGAGCGGATTTCCTGGTCATCGTCAACGATCAGAATCTTCTTGGACATTCTGCCCTCCTGATAAGTGACTGGGGTCGCCCCCCAGTCTCTTGACGTTGCCGCAATCAGCCGCTGCCACGGCTGATTGCGGTTTTTTTGAGCCTTCCGTATATGCTGCAAACCGGATCAAGGCGGTTCTGCGACCAGCGCATTAGCGTCTTGAAACAAGACTCCTATCTGAAACGATTTCAGACAAATGCGCAAGAGCATCTAAACCTTTCCAGGG
This DNA window, taken from Oceanidesulfovibrio indonesiensis, encodes the following:
- a CDS encoding response regulator translates to MDVRKLMLVDDEEGIRRFLGLSLQDMGYEVETAANGQEALELFEQFKPPIVLTDIKMPVMDGIELLRRLKEISPDTEVVIISGHGDLELAIEALKNDAADFITKPINNDVLEISLERLCERIGMKRQLREYTENLEHLVEEKTQRIIDLERETAACRVVEGLSTALSNVANQVEKESGLFNELPCLVSVHNRNQEIVAANALFKQRLGEFIGQKSYSIFEGRGAECVDCPVRKTFATGKGQHSKEVVVSETGERIPVTVYTAPIHNTEGNLDLVLEISVDMTELSRLKEELLATQLKFQRLFDEAPCYISVQNPDLTIAEVNRRFDEDFPDAAGRYCYEVYKHRGAPCHECLVNKTLEDGESHQMETVVTTAKGEQKNILVWSAPIRNAFGEITQVMEMSTDITEIRRLQDHLTSLGIMLGSMSHGVKGMLTALDGGVYRLESGLRRKDQDRIEQAMDTLKHMINRIKKMILDILYYAKSRALDSEEVDAAEFLNGVAALIKDKAESAGIAYECDIPSGLGAMEVDSSAFSAALVNFLENAVDACESRRNGPPVISFRAAGNGDEIEITIEDNGMGMDRETRDKIFTLFFSSKGKKGTGLGLFISNQTIEQHGGAISVESELDKGSKFVITMPRQLPDHVRQAHHLQEECGQE
- the divK gene encoding DVU0259 family response regulator domain-containing protein produces the protein MSKKILIVDDDQEIRSYLTDLFTDNGYEVVTAADGSVADEVVVKEMPDLITLDLEMPEEWGPRFYRKLTQNPELKRIPVIVISGLSANKYAIPKAVASLSKPFDPDQLMRIVKDTIG
- the divK gene encoding DVU0259 family response regulator domain-containing protein, which produces MSKKIMVIDDDEAIVDYLVSVFEDHGYTTCRAQDGVTAYEVAMAEKPDLITLDLEMPNEWGPRFYRKLTQTDEFADLPVIVISGLSGIHLAIKRAVATIKKPFDPVEVIQIVRETIGK